Proteins encoded within one genomic window of Pongo pygmaeus isolate AG05252 chromosome 4, NHGRI_mPonPyg2-v2.0_pri, whole genome shotgun sequence:
- the NKX2-5 gene encoding homeobox protein Nkx-2.5 isoform X3 translates to MFPSPALTPTPFSVKDILNLEQQQRSLAAAGELSARLEATLAPSSCMLAAFKPEAYAGPEAAAPGLPELRAELGPAPSPAKCASAFPAAPAFYPRAYSDPDPAKDPRAEKKGCELPQGQRPLVLFSSALSQPDFRQMLSETCRWLPVHLAE, encoded by the exons ATGTTCCCCAGCCCTGCGCTCACGCCCACGCCCTTCTCAGTCAAAGACATCCTAAACCTGGAGCAGCAGCAGCGCAGCCTGGCTGCCGCCGGAGAGCTCTCTGCGCGCCTGGAGGCGACCCTGGCGCCCTCCTCCTGCATGCTGGCCGCCTTCAAGCCAGAGGCCTACGCCGGGCCCGAGGCGGCTGCGCCGGGCCTCCCAGAGCTGCGCGCAGAGCTGGGCCCCGCGCCTTCACCAGCCAAGTGTGCGTCTGCCTTTCCCGCCGCCCCCGCCTTCTATCCGCGTGCCTACAGCGACCCCGACCCAGCTAAGGACCCTCGAGCCGAAAAGAAAG GGTGTGAACTGCCCCAAGGGCAGAGACCTCTCGTTTTGTTCTCCAGCGCCTTGAGCCAGCCTGACTTTCGACAAATGCTGAGTGAGACGTGTCGGTGGCTCCCAGTGCACTTGGCAGAGTGA
- the NKX2-5 gene encoding homeobox protein Nkx-2.5 isoform X2, protein MFPSPALTPTPFSVKDILNLEQQQRSLAAAGELSARLEATLAPSSCMLAAFKPEAYAGPEAAAPGLPELRAELGPAPSPAKCASAFPAAPAFYPRAYSDPDPAKDPRAEKKA, encoded by the exons ATGTTCCCCAGCCCTGCGCTCACGCCCACGCCCTTCTCAGTCAAAGACATCCTAAACCTGGAGCAGCAGCAGCGCAGCCTGGCTGCCGCCGGAGAGCTCTCTGCGCGCCTGGAGGCGACCCTGGCGCCCTCCTCCTGCATGCTGGCCGCCTTCAAGCCAGAGGCCTACGCCGGGCCCGAGGCGGCTGCGCCGGGCCTCCCAGAGCTGCGCGCAGAGCTGGGCCCCGCGCCTTCACCAGCCAAGTGTGCGTCTGCCTTTCCCGCCGCCCCCGCCTTCTATCCGCGTGCCTACAGCGACCCCGACCCAGCTAAGGACCCTCGAGCCGAAAAGAAAG cctgA